A DNA window from Vigna unguiculata cultivar IT97K-499-35 chromosome 10, ASM411807v1, whole genome shotgun sequence contains the following coding sequences:
- the LOC114166001 gene encoding kinesin-like protein KIN-14C, with amino-acid sequence MASKRVRPEDASLDKRRRGIGAEKMERQGGAAAPGRHRTPFSVVTNRSDLNTTSDVSEAVDFTKEEVEALLNEKKKGNTYDSKKKMEQMTDLIKRLKACVRWYKRIEEGYVQEKEKLQSELEASEKKCSDTVTEMKNKIDELMEALSDSRKTISCLEERIVKEESDKLEAINSYGKEKEARTEAEKVRDEKSAELEKVRDEKLVAEKKAISNEDLYKRSQEYNMSLQQYNSRLQFDLETVNEALKRLETEKATIVESLSNLRGHNKALQDQLASLKVSQDETIKKKEILVNELKCLREELKQLRDDRDSQLEQVHALTGEIARHKEYTGKTCTQLDTLMIKTNALEETCSSQKDQIHILQQQLFSEREKLKNTDLSASETRTMFEEQKRIIQGLQERLADKEFQVVEGEKLRKKLHNTILELKGNIRVFCRVRPLLPDDSEDTVVSFPTSTEALGRGIELLQNGQKYNFTFDKVFNHEASQQDVFVEISQLVQSALDGYKVCIFAYGQTGSGKTYTMMGRPDEPDLKGLIPRSLEQIFQTSQSLKDQGWKYTMQASILEIYCDTIRDLLLTNRSSDHARTENSASTKQYTISHDANGNTHVSDLTIKDVCSADEISSLLRQAAQSRSVGRTQMNEESSRSHFVFTLRISGKNENTEQQVHGVLNLIDLAGSERLSRSGATGDRLKEAQAINKSLSSLSDVILALGGKKEDHVPFRNSKLTYLLQPCLGGDSKTLMFVNISPDQSSTGESLCSLRFAAKVNACEIGIPRRQTHTSSSRSSESRLSYG; translated from the exons ATGGCTTCT AAAAGGGTGCGCCCCGAAGATGCTTCTCTGGACAAGCGTCGCAGGGGAATCGGAGCTGAGAAAATGGAGCGACAGGGTGGTGCCGCTGCTCCTGGGAGGCACAGAACACCGTTTTCCGTTGTCACAAATCGCTCCGACCTTAACACGACGAGCGATGTCAGCGAGGCGGTTGATTTCACGAAAGAGGAGGTGGAGGCTTTGCTGAACGAAAAGAAGAAGGGAAATACCTATGATAGTAAG AAAAAGATGGAGCAGATGACGGATCTTATTAAGCGCCTTAAGGCCTGCGTTCGCTGGTATAAAAGGATAGAAGAAGGGTATGTCCAAGAAAAGGAAAAGCTTCAGTCTGAGCTAGAGGCTTCTGAGAAGAAGTGCAGTGATACTG TGACTGAGATGAAGAATAAGATTGATGAGTTGATGGAGGCTCTATCTGATTCGAGGAAGACAATTTCTTGTCTAGAAGAGAGAATTGTGAAGGAAGAATCAGATAAATTG GAAGCGATTAATTCTTATGGTAAAGAAAAGGAAGCCAGAACTGAGGCTGAGAAAGTTCGGGATGAGAAGTCAGCTGAGCTTGAGAAAGTTCGGGATGAGAAATTAGTTGCTGAGAAGAAG GCCATTTCAAACGAAGATTTGTACAAGCGATCACAGGAGTATAATATGAGCTTGCAGCAGTACAATAGTCGTCTTCAGTTTGATCTTGAAACAGTTAATGAGGCCCTTAAACGGCTTGAAACTGAGAAAGCAACCATTGTTGAGAGCCTTAGTAATTTAAGAGGCCACAATAAGGCATTGCAGGATCAGTTGGCATCTCTTAAG gTTTCACAGGACGAGACtataaagaagaaagaaattttaGTAAATGAGCTCAAATGTCTTCGTGAGGAGTTAAAGCAACTTAGAGATGATCGTGACAGTCAGTTGGAGCAAGTACATGCTCTAACTGGAGAAATAGCGAGACACAAAGAATATACTGGGAAAACATGTACACAATTGGATACATTGATGATTAAAACAAATGCTCTTGAG GAAACTTGTTCATCTCAAAAGGATCAAATACACATACTGCAGCAGCAGTTGTTTTCTGAAAGAGAGAAGTTAAAG AATACCGATCTATCAGCttcagaaacaagaacaatgTTTGAAGAGCAGAAGAGAATTATACAGGGGCTACAGGAGCGGTTAGCAGATAAAGAATTTCAAGTCGTAGAAGGAGAGAAGCTAAGAAAAAAACTGCATAACACTATTTTG GAGCTCAAAGGAAATATTCGTGTTTTCTGCCGTGTACGGCCGCTCCTACCAGATGACAGTGAGGACACGGTTGTTTCATTCCCTACTTCAACAGAAGCGCTTGGTCGGGGCATTGAATTGTTACAAAACG GTCAAAAATACAATTTCACTTTTGACAAGGTGTTCAATCACGAGGCTTCTCAGCAGGACGTTTTTGTAGAGATATCACAGCTGGTACAAAGTGCACTTGATGGCTACAAG GTGTGCATCTTTGCATATGGACAGACGGGTTCAGGTAAAACCTATACTATGATGGGTAGGCCTGATGAGCCAGATCTGAAAGGGTTGATACCCCGTTCTTTAGAACAGATATTCCAGACCAGCCAGTCTCTAAAAGATCAAGGATGGAAGTACACAATGCAG GCATCAATTCTGGAAATATATTGTGACACCATCAGGGATTTGTTATTAACCAATCGGTCAAGTGATCATGCACGAACGGAAAATAGTGCTTCCACCAAACAGTACACTATAAGCCATGATGCAAATGGAAACACACATGTTTCGGACCTCACAATAAAGGATGTTTGTAGCGCAGATGAGATTTCCTCCCTCCTGCGACAGGCAGCACAAAGCAG GTCAGTGGGAAGAACACAAATGAATGAAGAGTCATCCAGAAGCCATTTTGTCTTTACACTGAGAATTAGTGGGAAAAATGAG AACACTGAACAACAAGTCCACGGTGTCTTAAACCTGATCGATCTTGCTGGAAGTGAAAGACTCTCAAGGAGTGGGGCAACTGGAGATCGGTTGAAGGAAGCTCAG GCTATCAACAAAAGTCTATCGAGTTTGAGCGATGTGATACTTGCTTTGGGAGGAAAGAAagaagatcatgttccttttagGAATTCAAAGCTGACGTACCTTCTCCAG CCATGTCTcggtggcgactccaaaacgTTGATGTTTGTCAACATCTCACCCGATCAATCTTCCACTGGTGAGTCACTTTGCTCCCTACGCTTTGCAGCCAAAGTCAATGCCTGTGAAATTGGGATTCCACGGCGTCAGACTCATACATCATCATCACGCTCCTCAGAATCCCGTTTGAGCTACGGTTAA
- the LOC114166574 gene encoding phospholipase D gamma 1-like — protein MDNYGSSQPPYGYPSPYFYPGNTPQYPPPDPYARPPYPYPPNAPDTFNYSYPPPSPPPSAPYSSHTRHFTYPSPSHPPPSPPSHDSYDISMPQSTDTYPYPDHDPPSSDSYKPPVVSIHPPLDDHMSIVRLSETTSTLALLTQSPSISNYYRDEFFGFSIYSPSDLDKEDPTRPSAQSDDSMSNQSLQIVPVQNKASLPVLLLHGNLDIWVHRAKHLPNMDMFHKTLGDVFGKLPVNVNKVDGTVSRKITSDPYVTISVSNAVIGRTSVISNSENPVWEQHFYAPVAHHVAEVHFVVKDSDVVGSQLIGVVAVPAEQIYSGEKINGNYPILNSSGKPCKPGAVLRLSIQYIPIEKLITYDQGVGAGPEYHGVPGTYFPLRKGGTVTLYQDAHVPSGSLPNVMLNHGLHYNHGKCWNDIFEAIRAAQRLVYITGWSVWHKVRLLRDTDNATDSTLGELLRTKSSEGVRVLLLVWDDPTSRSILGYKMDGVMATHDEETRRFFKHSSVQVLLCPRIAGKRHSWAKQKEVETIYTHHQKTVIVDADAGNGKRKIVAFVGGLDLCDGRYDNPHHPIFRTLETLHKDDYHNPTFTGNTGGCPREPWHDLHSKIDGPAAYDVLTNFEERWLRAAKPKGLKKFTSSYDDALLKLDRIKDVISSSDDLDLDEDNNPASWHVQIFRSIDSNSVKGFPKVSRNASSANLVCGKNVLIDMSIHTAYIKAIRAAQHYIYIENQYFIGSSYNWSQYRDLGANNLIPMEIALKIAAKIRANERFAVYIVIPMWPEGVPTGAATQRILFWQHKTMQMMYETIYKALVEVGLEAAFSPQDYLNFFCLGNREAVDVYENVTVSGNPPPANSPQAISRNNRRFMIYVHSKGMIVDDEYVIVGSANINQRSMEGTRDTEIAMGAYQPYHTWARRQFYPLGQIHGYRMSLWAEHTGTIEDCFSEPESLECVRRIRTMGELNWKQYASNDATEMKGHLLKYPVEVDRKGKVRSLPGQDEFPDVGGKIIGSFIAIQENLTI, from the exons ATGGACAATTATGggtcttcacaacctccatatGGGTATCCAAGCCCTTATTTCTACCCTGGCAACACCCCTCAATACCCTCCTCCTGATCCATATGCACGACCACCGTATCCATATCCACCAAATGCTCCAGATACCTTCAACTACTCATACCCCCCACCTTCTCCACCACCCTCAGCACCTTATTCTAGCCACACACGCCATTTCACATACCCTTCTCCTTCTCATCctccaccatcaccaccatctCATGATTCCTATGACATTTCTATGCCTCAATCAACCGATACTTATCCTTACCCTGACCACGATCCTCCAAGTAGTGATAGTTATAAGCCTCCTGTGGTTTCTATTCACCCTCCTTTGGATGATCACATGAGCATTGTCAGGCTGTCTGAGACCACAAGTACACTTGCATTGTTGACACAATCCCCTTCAATTTCAAATTACTATAGAGATGAGTTTTTTGGATTCTCTATCTACTCCCCCTCAGATTTGGATAAAGAGGACCCTACTAGACCTTCTGCTCAATCTGATGACTCAATGAGTAATCAGAGCTTGCAGATTGTCCCAGTTCAGAACAAAGCGTCTCTGCCAGTTCTGCTCCTGCATGGGAATTTGGATATTTGGGTTCATCGAGCCAAACACCTTCCAAACATGGACATGTTCCACAAGACTTTGGGAGATGTGTTTGGGAAGTTGCCTGTAAATGTCAACAAGGTGGATGGAACGGTGAGCCGGAAGATTACCAGTGATCCTTATGTAACAATTTCTGTGTCAAATGCTGTAATTGGGAGGACTTCTGTGATTAGCAATAGTGAAAATCCTGTGTGGGAGCAACATTTCTATGCTCCTGTTGCACATCATGTGGCTGAAGTTCATTTTGTTGTGAAGGACAGTGATGTGGTGGGTTCGCAGCTCATTGGTGTTGTGGCAGTTCCAGCTGAACAAATATACTCAGGGGAAAAGATAAATGGGAACTACCCTATTCTGAATAGCAGTGGGAAGCCTTGTAAGCCAGGTGCTGTCTTGAGATTATCCATTCAGTACATTCCAATTGAGAAACTCATCACATATGATCAAGGAGTTGGAGCTGGTCCTGAATATCATGGGGTTCCTGGCACGTATTTTCCATTGAGGAAAGGGGGAACTGTAACTCTTTATCAAGATGCTCATGTCCCAAGTGGTTCTCTACCTAATGTTATGCTTAACCATGGCTTGCATTATAATCATGGAAAGTGTTGGAATGACATCTTTGAAGCCATACGTGCAGCTCAGAGATTGGTTTACATTACGGGGTGGTCTGTGTGGCACAAAGTTAGGTTGTTAAGGGATACTGACAATGCAACAGATTCCACCCTGGGTGAACTTCTTAGGACTAAGTCATCGGAGGGAGTAAGAGTGCTTCTACTTGTATGGGATGACCCTACATCAAGAAGCATTCTTGGTTACAAAATG GATGGTGTAATGGCAACTCATGATGAGGAAACTAGACGATTTTTCAAGCACTCTTCTGTGCAAGTGCTGCTTTGTCCCCGCATTGCTGGAAAACGACACAGCTGGGCCAAACAAAAG GAAGTTGAAACAATATATACACATCATCAAAAAACTGTAATTGTGGATGCTGATGCTGGAAAtggcaaaagaaaaattgtggCATTTGTTGGTGGACTTGATTTGTGTGATGGGCGATATGATAATCCTCACCATCCTATCTTTAGGACACTGGAGACACTGCATAAGGATGACTATCACAACCCTACTTTCACG GGTAATACTGGTGGTTGTCCACGGGAGCCATGGCATGACTTACATTCTAAAATTGATGGTCCAGCAGCTTATGATGTTTTGACCAACTTTGAGGAGCGCTGGTTAAGAGCTGCGAAACCTAAAGGGTTAAAAAAGTTTACAAGTTCATATGATGATGCATTACTTAAGCTAGACAGAATAAAAGATGTTATCAGTTCATCTGATGATCTTGATCTTGATGAGGATAACAATCCTGCATCATGGCATGTTCAG ATATTCCGTTCAATTGATTCAAATTCTGTCAAGGGATTTCCGAAGGTTTCAAGAAATGCATCAAGCGCA AATCTGGTATGTGGGAAGAATGTACTGATTGACATGAGTATACATACAGCATATATAAAGGCTATTCGCGCTGCACAACATTACATTTATATTGAGAATCAATATTTCATTGGGTCTTCATATAATTGGAGTCAATATAGAGACCTTG GTGCTAATAATTTAATTCCAATGGAAATTGCACTGAAGATTGCTGCAAAGATAAGAGCAAATGAGAGATTTGCAGTGTACATTGTTATTCCAATGTGGCCGGAGGGTGTTCCAACAGGTGCTGCCACTCAAAGGATTCTATTTTGGCAG CATAAAACAATGCAAATGATGTATGAAACAATTTACAAGGCTTTGGTTGAAGTTGGGCTTGAAGCAGCATTCTCTCCACAAGACTATTTGAACTTCTTCTGTCTTGGCAATAGGGAGGCAGTAGATGTGTATGAGAATGTTACTGTGTCTGGAAATCCTCCACCAGCGAATAGTCCACAA GCAATTAGTAGAAACAATCGACGATTCATGATTTATGTTCATTCAAAAGGTATGATAGTTGATGATGAATATGTGATAGTGGGGTCTGCCAACATCAACCAGCGCTCTATGGAAGGAACAAGGGACACTGAGATTGCAATGGGTGCCTACCAACCTTATCATACTTGGGCAAGAAGACAGTTTTATCCACTTGGGCAG ATCCATGGATATAGAATGTCACTTTGGGCAGAACATACAGGTACTATTGAAGACTGTTTTTCAGAACCAGAAAGCCTTGAATGTGTTAGGAGGATTAGAACAATGGGTGAACTGAACTGGAAACAATATGCATCAAATGATGCAACAGAGATGAAAGGGCATCTTCTCAAGTACCCTGTAGAAGTTGATAGAAAGGGTAAGGTAAGATCCCTTCCTGGTCAGGATGAGTTCCCTGATGTGGGTGGAAAGATTATAGGATCGTTTATTGCCATTCAGGAAAATCTAAccatttga